Proteins from one Parasteatoda tepidariorum isolate YZ-2023 chromosome 4, CAS_Ptep_4.0, whole genome shotgun sequence genomic window:
- the LOC122268204 gene encoding heme-binding protein 2, which translates to MLKISLVLLSLVVFLVEGCTYRNRECPNYSILAKHPDYEIRKYSAITWVSTTAEHSYFKIAASRAFTKLAGYINGKNNLKLKINMTIPVRMHATYKEQSTVYQMDFKVPNKYAAAPPLPTEEGITFIYDEPTVYAVRKFTGYAWHEETWIEESEKLAESLKNDATIDKTTYYQVKYDKPDTIVNRRNEIWMKKITT; encoded by the exons atgttgaagATTTCATTAGTCCTg CTTTCTTTGGTGGTTTTTCTTGTTGAAGGATGTACTTACAGAAATCGTGAATGTCCCAATTATTCCATACTGGCCAAACACCCT GATTATGAAATTCGAAAATATTCAGCTATTACCTGGGTATCCACAACAGCAGAgcacagttattttaaaatagctgcATCAAGAGCTTTTACAAAGTTGGCTGGCTATatcaatggaaaaaataatctaa aattgaaaataaacatgaCTATCCCGGTAAGAATGCACGCAACTTACAAAGAACAGAGCACTGTTTACCAGATGGACTTCAAGGTTCCCAACAAGTATGCTGCCGCCCCTCCATTGCCGACTGAGGAAGGCATTACCTTTATATATGATGAACCAACAGTGTACGCGGTCAg GAAGTTCACCGGCTATGCATGGCACGAAGAAACGTGGATTGAAGAATCAGAAAAGTTGGCTGAAAGTTTGAAAAACGACGCCACGATAGACAAAACGACGTACTATCAAGTGAAATACGACAAACCTGATACTATTGTGAACAGACGTAATGAAATATGGATGAAGAAAATCACCACTTAA
- the LOC107445102 gene encoding heme-binding protein 2, giving the protein MWKISIVLLSLVVFLVEGCSYKTRECPNYSITTKHPDYEIRKYSAITWVSTTAEHRYFKIAASRAFSKLAGYLNGKNNLNLKMNMTAPVRMRPIYKELSTVYQMDFKMPIKHAAAPPMPSEEGITFIYDEPTVYAVRNFSGPAWHEATWIEESEKLAECLKNDATIDKTTYYQVKYDKPKTIIKRNEIWMKKITT; this is encoded by the exons atgtggAAGATTTCAATAGTCCtg CTATCTTTGGTGGTTTTTCTTGTTGAAGGATGTAGTTATAAGACTCGTGAATGTCCTAATTATTCCATAACGACCAAACACCCT GATTATGAAATTCGAAAATATTCAGCTATTACCTGGGTCTCCACAACAGCAGAgcacagatattttaaaatagctgcATCAAGAGCTTTTTCAAAGTTGGCAGGCTATctcaatggaaaaaataatctaa ATCTGAAAATGAATATGACTGCCCCTGTAAGAATGCGCCCAATTTACAAAGAACTGAGCACTGTCTACCAGATGGACTTCAAGATGCCCATCAAGCATGCTGCCGCTCCTCCAATGCCGAGTGAGGAAGGCATTACCTTTATATATGATGAACCAACAGTGTACGCGGTCAg gAACTTTTCAGGTCCTGCATGGCACGAAGCAACTTGGATTGAAGAATCAGAAAAGTTGGCTGAATGTTTGAAAAACGATGCCACGATAGACAAAACGACGTACTATCAAGTGAAATACGACAAACCTAAAACTATAATCAAGCGTAATGAAATATGGATGAAGAAAATCACCACTTAA